One Longimicrobium sp. DNA segment encodes these proteins:
- a CDS encoding hemolysin family protein — MASEVLIVLALLVLNGVFAMSEIAVVSARKTRLQQRAEAGDPGARRALALAEEPSRFLATVQVGITLVGVLAGAFGGARLSEPLARYFAGVPAVAEYANGLALGLVVLAITYLSLIIGELVPKEIGLGHPERIAAMVAAPMHLLSRVAAPLVWVLTFSTRVVLRVLRVTKNTDAAVTDADVAALLEEATESGVIHEAEQDLVERVFWLGDRRVADLHTPRHRVAWVDEADDETAVRARMIAQPSDIYLVCRGGLDRVAGAVRVRDLWEQAVRGEPMDIQAALQQPLFVPENTRALHMLELFRESPAGVAVVVDEYGGVQGVLTRDDLMEDVAWETAPTDPHVVRRDDGSWLVDAGMSVDDFREAMGLHERRDEERVGYRTVGGLIVTHLGRIPLVGEHVESEGLRLEVVDMDGPRVDKVLVAPAAGAP; from the coding sequence ATGGCCTCCGAAGTCCTGATCGTCCTCGCCCTGCTCGTACTCAACGGCGTCTTCGCCATGAGCGAGATCGCCGTGGTCTCCGCCCGCAAGACGCGCCTGCAGCAGCGCGCCGAGGCCGGCGACCCGGGGGCCCGCCGCGCCCTGGCCCTGGCGGAGGAGCCGTCGCGCTTCCTGGCCACGGTGCAGGTGGGGATCACGCTGGTGGGCGTGCTGGCCGGCGCCTTCGGCGGCGCGCGCCTGTCCGAGCCGCTCGCGCGCTACTTCGCGGGGGTGCCCGCGGTCGCGGAGTACGCGAATGGCCTCGCGCTGGGCCTGGTGGTGCTCGCCATCACCTACCTGTCGCTCATCATTGGCGAGCTGGTGCCCAAGGAGATCGGGCTGGGGCACCCGGAGCGCATCGCGGCGATGGTGGCCGCGCCCATGCACCTGCTGTCGCGCGTGGCGGCGCCGCTGGTGTGGGTCCTCACCTTCTCCACGCGCGTCGTCCTTCGCGTGCTGCGCGTCACCAAGAACACCGACGCCGCCGTCACCGACGCGGACGTCGCGGCGCTGCTGGAGGAGGCCACCGAGTCGGGGGTGATCCACGAGGCGGAGCAGGACCTGGTGGAGCGCGTCTTCTGGCTGGGCGACCGGCGCGTGGCGGACCTCCACACCCCGCGCCACCGCGTCGCCTGGGTGGACGAAGCGGACGACGAGACCGCGGTGCGCGCCAGGATGATCGCACAGCCGAGCGACATCTACCTGGTGTGCCGCGGCGGGCTGGACCGCGTGGCGGGCGCCGTGCGCGTGCGCGACCTGTGGGAGCAGGCCGTCCGCGGCGAGCCGATGGACATCCAGGCGGCGCTCCAGCAGCCGCTCTTCGTGCCTGAGAACACGCGCGCCCTGCACATGCTGGAGCTCTTTCGCGAGAGCCCGGCCGGCGTGGCCGTGGTGGTGGACGAGTACGGGGGCGTGCAGGGGGTGCTCACCCGCGACGACCTGATGGAGGACGTGGCGTGGGAGACCGCCCCCACCGACCCGCACGTGGTGCGGCGCGACGACGGCAGCTGGCTGGTGGACGCGGGGATGTCGGTGGACGACTTCCGCGAGGCGATGGGGCTGCACGAGCGGCGCGATGAGGAGCGCGTCGGCTACCGCACCGTGGGCGGGCTTATCGTCACGCACCTGGGCCGCATTCCGCTCGTGGGGGAGCACGTGGAGAGCGAGGGGCTGCGCCTGGAAGTGGTCGACATGGACGGGCCGCGCGTCGACAAGGTGCTGGTCGCCCCGGCCGCCGGCGCGCCGTAA
- a CDS encoding M23 family metallopeptidase has translation MKHIVAALLGLFSAGCCCQTVTTPNVIPGSALDRGRQYTRLFYDGDADRLWEQFSPGMRQLFGTPAGVREFAAQVRRDLGTERQVLDEQTIAWLGRDLYHRAASFTGTSGPVWIEWTMSVAGVIEGFEVKPGVPEAPTRFLNYTTRTELRLPFTGDWFVVWGGRSTFLNYHAAAADQRFAYDFLVVRDGSTFAGDAALNESYHCFGQPIVAPAAGVVRAAADGIEDNRPGVMNAREPLGNHVVLDHGNGEFSFLAHLQRGSVAVQPGREVRAGEVIGRCGNSGNSTEAHLHYHLQNTGVFGAGEGLPAPFTSYFAYAQPVDRGEPTRGQHIRPR, from the coding sequence CTGCTGCTGCCAGACGGTCACCACCCCCAACGTGATCCCCGGAAGCGCGCTGGATCGCGGGCGGCAATACACCAGGCTCTTCTACGATGGCGACGCGGACCGGCTCTGGGAGCAGTTCTCGCCCGGGATGCGCCAGCTCTTCGGGACCCCGGCGGGGGTGCGGGAGTTCGCCGCCCAGGTGCGGCGTGACCTGGGCACCGAGCGCCAGGTGCTGGACGAGCAGACGATCGCCTGGCTGGGCCGCGACCTGTACCACCGCGCCGCGTCGTTCACCGGCACCAGCGGCCCGGTGTGGATCGAGTGGACGATGAGCGTCGCCGGCGTCATCGAGGGGTTCGAGGTGAAGCCGGGTGTGCCCGAGGCGCCCACGCGCTTCCTCAACTACACCACGCGCACCGAGCTGCGCCTGCCGTTCACCGGCGACTGGTTCGTGGTGTGGGGCGGGCGCAGCACCTTTCTGAACTACCACGCCGCCGCGGCCGACCAGCGCTTCGCCTACGACTTCCTGGTGGTGCGGGATGGGAGCACCTTTGCGGGCGATGCGGCGCTCAACGAGAGCTACCACTGCTTCGGCCAGCCGATCGTGGCCCCCGCGGCCGGCGTGGTGAGGGCGGCGGCGGATGGGATCGAGGACAACCGCCCGGGCGTGATGAACGCGCGCGAGCCGCTGGGGAACCACGTGGTGCTGGACCACGGCAACGGCGAGTTCTCCTTCCTGGCGCACCTCCAGCGCGGGAGCGTCGCGGTGCAGCCGGGGCGCGAGGTGCGCGCGGGCGAGGTGATCGGGCGGTGCGGCAACAGCGGCAACTCCACCGAAGCGCACCTGCACTACCACCTGCAGAACACGGGCGTCTTCGGCGCCGGCGAGGGGCTCCCGGCGCCCTTCACGAGCTACTTCGCCTACGCGCAGCCGGTGGACCGCGGCGAGCCCACGCGCGGCCAGCACATCCGCCCGCGCTGA